The following coding sequences are from one Kosakonia sp. H02 window:
- the ppa gene encoding inorganic diphosphatase — MSLLNVPAGKDLPEDIYVVIEIPANADPIKYEVDKESGALFVDRFMSTAMFYPCNYGYINHTLSLDGDPVDVLVPTPYPLEPGSVIRCRPVGVLKMTDESGEDAKLVAVPHTKLSKEYDHIKDVNDLPELLKAQITHFFEHYKDLEKGKWVKVDGWDNAEAAKAEIIASFERAAKK; from the coding sequence ATGAGCTTACTCAACGTCCCGGCGGGTAAAGATCTGCCAGAAGATATCTACGTCGTTATTGAAATTCCGGCTAATGCTGACCCCATCAAATACGAAGTCGACAAAGAAAGCGGCGCGCTGTTCGTTGACCGTTTCATGTCCACCGCGATGTTCTATCCGTGCAACTACGGTTACATCAACCACACCCTCTCCCTGGATGGTGACCCGGTAGACGTGCTGGTGCCGACGCCGTACCCGCTGGAGCCAGGCTCTGTGATCCGCTGCCGTCCGGTTGGCGTGCTGAAAATGACCGACGAATCTGGTGAAGATGCGAAACTGGTTGCCGTTCCGCACACCAAACTGAGCAAAGAGTACGATCACATTAAAGATGTGAACGACCTGCCGGAACTGCTGAAAGCGCAGATCACCCACTTCTTCGAGCACTACAAAGATCTCGAAAAAGGCAAATGGGTGAAAGTTGACGGTTGGGACAATGCTGAAGCCGCCAAAGCGGAAATCATTGCGTCCTTCGAGCGCGCAGCTAAGAAGTAA
- a CDS encoding gamma-glutamylcyclotransferase, producing MRIFVYGSLRRKQGNSHWMTNAQWLGDFYVENHRLYSLGHYPGAVSGEGRVLGEVYRIDAATLGELDALRTAGGEYKRQLIQTPYGSAWMYVYQRSVEGRTFIESGNWLDRDQYQK from the coding sequence ATGCGAATATTTGTCTACGGCAGTTTACGACGCAAACAAGGCAACAGCCACTGGATGACCAACGCTCAGTGGCTGGGGGACTTTTACGTCGAAAATCATCGGTTATACAGCCTCGGGCATTACCCCGGCGCGGTGTCGGGTGAAGGCCGCGTGCTGGGTGAGGTTTATCGCATCGACGCGGCAACACTCGGTGAGCTGGACGCCCTGCGTACCGCAGGCGGCGAGTATAAACGCCAACTTATTCAGACGCCCTATGGCAGCGCCTGGATGTATGTCTACCAGCGTTCGGTTGAGGGGCGAACCTTTATCGAAAGCGGTAACTGGCTCGATCGCGACCAGTATCAGAAGTAA
- the tamB gene encoding autotransporter assembly complex protein TamB translates to MSLWKKISLGVLVFILLVLGTVAFLVGTTSGLHLLFNAANRWVPGLEIGQVTGGWRDLSLKNIRYTQPGVAVNAGEIHFALNLGCLRSSSVCVNDLSLKDINVAVDSKKMPPAEQVEEEEESGPLNLSTPYPITLSRVALHNVNIKIDDTTVSVMDFSSGLNWQEKNLTLKPTSLQGLLIALPKVADVAQEEVVEPKIQNPQPQEKPLGETLKALFEKPLLPEMTDVHLPLNLNIEEFRGEQLRLTGDTDILVRSLLLKVSSIDGQMTLDALDIDSNQGQVNATGSAQLRDNWPVDITLNSTLNVDPLKGEKVKLKVGGEMRKQLEIGVNLSGPVDMVLRAQTQLAEAGLPLNLDITSQQLYWPFTGEKQYQADDLKLKFTGKMTDYALSFRTAVKGQQIPPATITLDGKGNEQQLNLDKLSIAALEGTTELKALLDWQQAISWRGELALKGIDTAKAFPDWPSKLNGLVKTRGSLYGGTWQVDVPELKLSGNVKQNKVNVDGQLKGNSYLQWTIPGLHVELGKNSADIKGELGVKDLNLDATIDAPGLNNALPGLGGTAKGVVKVRGTVDAPQALADITANNLRWQELSIARVRVEGDVKSSDQIGGKLNVRVERIAQPGVNISLATLVADGNEKQHKLQLRVQGEPVSGQLTLAGSFDRQQQRWKGTLSDTRFATPVGPWSLTRAIALDYRNQEQKIAIGPHCWLNPSAELCIPQTIDAGAAGRAVVNLNRFDLAMLKPFMPDTTQASGVFSGKADVSWDTTKEGLPQGQVTLSGRGVKVTQVVNGSPLPVAFDTLNINAKLQNNRADFGWLMRLTNNGQFDGQVQVTDPQGRRNLGGNVNIRNFSLAMANAIFSRGEKAAGTLNANLRLGGNAQSPQLFGQLGLNALDVEGNFMPFDMQPSQLAMNFNGTRSTLQGVVRTGQGQINLSGDADWSQIDNWRARIAAKGSKVRITVPPMVRLDVSPDVVFEATPSLFTLDGSVDVPWARIVVHDVPESAVGVSSDEVMLNKDLQPEEAKSAAIPINSNVTVHVGNNVRLDAFGLRARLTGDLKVAQDKQGLGLNGQINIPEGRFRAYGQDLIVRKGELLFSGPPDQPLLNIEAIRNPESTENDVIAGVRVTGSADEPKAEIFSDPAMSQQEALSYLLRGQGLESEQSDSAAMTSMLIGLGVAQSGQVVGKIGETFGVSNLALDTQGVGDSSQVVVSGYVLPGLQVKYGVGIFDSLATLTLRYRLMPKLYLEAVSGVDQALDLLYQFEF, encoded by the coding sequence ATGAGTTTATGGAAGAAAATCAGCCTCGGCGTACTGGTGTTTATCCTGTTAGTGCTGGGCACCGTTGCCTTTCTGGTGGGCACCACCAGCGGGCTGCATCTGCTGTTTAACGCGGCGAACCGCTGGGTGCCGGGGCTGGAGATTGGCCAGGTCACCGGCGGCTGGCGCGATCTGTCGCTGAAAAACATCCGTTATACGCAGCCGGGCGTGGCGGTGAACGCCGGGGAAATCCACTTCGCGCTCAATTTGGGGTGCCTGCGCAGCAGCAGCGTGTGTGTCAACGATTTGTCGCTTAAAGACATTAATGTGGCTGTCGACAGTAAAAAAATGCCCCCCGCTGAGCAGGTGGAAGAAGAGGAAGAGAGCGGGCCGCTGAACCTCTCGACGCCGTACCCGATTACCCTCAGCCGGGTGGCGCTGCACAACGTCAATATCAAAATCGACGACACCACCGTGTCGGTGATGGACTTCAGTTCCGGGCTGAACTGGCAAGAGAAAAACCTGACCCTGAAACCCACCTCGCTGCAAGGCCTGCTGATTGCGCTGCCGAAAGTGGCGGATGTGGCGCAAGAAGAGGTCGTCGAGCCAAAAATTCAGAACCCGCAACCGCAAGAGAAGCCGCTGGGCGAAACCCTCAAAGCGCTGTTTGAAAAACCGCTACTGCCGGAGATGACTGATGTCCATTTGCCGCTCAATCTCAACATTGAAGAATTTCGCGGCGAGCAACTGCGCTTAACTGGCGATACCGACATTCTGGTGCGCAGCCTGCTGCTGAAAGTGAGTAGCATCGACGGGCAAATGACGCTCGACGCGCTGGATATCGATTCCAACCAGGGCCAGGTCAATGCCACCGGCAGCGCGCAACTGCGCGATAACTGGCCGGTGGATATCACGCTGAATTCCACGCTCAATGTCGACCCGCTGAAAGGCGAGAAAGTGAAGCTGAAAGTCGGCGGCGAAATGCGTAAGCAGCTTGAGATTGGCGTGAATCTCTCCGGCCCGGTCGATATGGTGCTGCGGGCGCAAACGCAACTGGCGGAAGCCGGTTTGCCGCTGAACCTCGACATCACCAGCCAGCAACTCTACTGGCCGTTTACCGGCGAAAAGCAGTATCAGGCCGACGATCTGAAGCTGAAATTTACCGGCAAAATGACCGATTACGCACTCTCTTTCCGCACGGCGGTAAAAGGCCAGCAGATCCCGCCCGCCACCATCACGCTGGATGGCAAGGGCAACGAGCAACAGCTTAACCTCGATAAACTCTCCATTGCGGCGCTGGAAGGCACCACCGAACTGAAAGCGCTGCTCGACTGGCAGCAAGCCATTAGCTGGCGCGGCGAACTGGCGCTGAAGGGGATCGATACAGCAAAAGCCTTCCCGGACTGGCCGTCGAAACTCAACGGTTTGGTGAAAACGCGCGGCAGCCTGTATGGCGGCACCTGGCAGGTTGATGTGCCGGAGCTGAAACTGAGCGGCAACGTGAAGCAGAACAAGGTCAATGTTGACGGACAGTTAAAAGGCAACAGCTACTTGCAGTGGACGATCCCCGGATTGCATGTGGAACTGGGCAAAAACAGCGCCGATATCAAAGGCGAGCTGGGGGTTAAAGATCTCAACCTTGATGCCACCATCGATGCGCCGGGGCTGAATAACGCGCTGCCAGGCCTTGGTGGCACGGCAAAAGGCGTGGTGAAAGTGCGCGGCACCGTGGATGCGCCGCAGGCGCTGGCGGATATCACCGCCAACAATCTGCGCTGGCAGGAACTTTCCATCGCCCGCGTGCGCGTGGAGGGCGATGTGAAATCAAGCGATCAGATCGGCGGCAAGCTGAACGTGCGCGTGGAGCGCATTGCGCAACCTGGCGTGAATATCAGCCTGGCGACGCTTGTCGCCGACGGCAATGAGAAGCAGCATAAGTTGCAACTGCGCGTGCAGGGCGAGCCGGTTTCCGGGCAGCTAACGCTGGCGGGGAGTTTTGATCGCCAGCAGCAGCGCTGGAAAGGCACCCTGAGCGATACGCGTTTTGCCACGCCGGTTGGCCCGTGGTCGCTCACGCGCGCCATTGCGCTGGACTATCGCAATCAGGAGCAAAAAATAGCTATCGGCCCGCATTGCTGGCTGAACCCGAGCGCGGAATTGTGTATCCCGCAGACGATTGATGCGGGCGCCGCTGGGCGCGCAGTGGTCAATCTCAACCGCTTTGATCTGGCGATGCTGAAACCGTTTATGCCGGACACCACCCAGGCAAGCGGCGTGTTCAGCGGGAAAGCGGATGTAAGCTGGGACACCACCAAAGAGGGCTTGCCGCAGGGGCAGGTGACGCTTTCCGGGCGCGGGGTGAAAGTGACGCAGGTGGTTAACGGTTCGCCGTTGCCGGTGGCCTTCGACACGCTGAATATTAATGCGAAGCTGCAAAATAACCGCGCCGATTTTGGCTGGTTAATGCGCCTGACCAATAACGGCCAGTTCGACGGCCAGGTGCAGGTAACCGACCCGCAAGGGCGGCGCAATCTCGGCGGGAATGTGAATATTCGCAACTTCTCGCTGGCAATGGCGAACGCCATCTTCAGCCGCGGCGAGAAAGCGGCGGGGACGCTGAACGCGAATCTGCGGCTGGGCGGTAACGCACAAAGCCCGCAACTGTTTGGTCAACTGGGGCTGAACGCGCTGGATGTGGAGGGCAACTTTATGCCGTTCGACATGCAGCCCAGCCAACTGGCGATGAACTTCAACGGGACGCGTTCGACGCTGCAAGGCGTGGTGCGCACCGGGCAGGGGCAAATTAATCTCAGCGGCGATGCCGACTGGAGTCAAATCGACAACTGGCGGGCGCGTATCGCGGCGAAAGGCAGCAAAGTACGCATCACCGTGCCGCCAATGGTGCGCCTGGATGTGTCGCCGGATGTGGTGTTTGAAGCAACACCCAGCCTGTTTACCCTCGACGGCAGTGTCGATGTGCCGTGGGCGCGCATCGTGGTGCATGATGTGCCGGAAAGCGCGGTTGGCGTTTCCAGCGATGAGGTGATGCTGAATAAAGATTTGCAGCCGGAAGAGGCAAAAAGCGCGGCAATCCCGATCAACAGCAACGTGACCGTTCATGTCGGTAACAACGTGCGGCTGGATGCCTTTGGTCTGCGAGCGCGGCTGACGGGCGATCTGAAAGTGGCGCAGGATAAACAAGGCCTGGGGCTGAACGGGCAGATCAATATCCCGGAAGGGCGTTTTCGCGCGTACGGTCAGGATCTGATTGTGCGTAAAGGCGAGCTGCTCTTCTCCGGTCCGCCGGATCAGCCACTGTTGAATATTGAGGCGATACGTAATCCTGAATCCACCGAAAATGACGTGATTGCTGGCGTGCGCGTCACTGGCTCGGCGGACGAACCGAAAGCGGAGATCTTCTCCGACCCGGCGATGTCGCAACAGGAAGCACTCTCCTATCTGCTGCGCGGGCAGGGGCTGGAGAGTGAACAGAGCGACAGCGCGGCGATGACCTCCATGCTAATTGGCTTAGGGGTTGCACAAAGTGGTCAGGTTGTGGGTAAAATCGGCGAGACTTTCGGGGTCAGCAATCTGGCGCTGGACACGCAGGGGGTCGGTGATTCCTCGCAGGTGGTGGTCAGCGGCTATGTGCTGCCGGGTCTACAAGTAAAATATGGTGTAGGAATTTTTGACTCACTGGCGACTCTCACGTTACGTTATCGCCTGATGCCTAAGCTGTATCTTGAAGCGGTGTCTGGCGTAGATCAGGCACTTGATTTGCTCTATCAGTTTGAGTTTTAG
- the tamA gene encoding autotransporter assembly complex protein TamA, whose translation MPKIRLLYLAGLLLVSETAFAANVRLQLEGLTGELRKNVRAQLSTIESDEVTPDRRFQARVDDAIREGLKALGYYEPTIDFELRPPPEKGRQVLIARVKAGEPVRIGGTDVILRGGARTDSDYLALLKKRPAIGTVLNHHDYDSFKKSLTSVALRKGYFDSQFNKSQLGVSLERQQAFWDIDYDSGQRYRFGAVTFEGSQIRDEYLQNLVPFHEGDYYQTQDLAELNRRLSATGWFNSVIVAPEFDKARKTKVLPLKGVVSPRTKNTLETGVGYSTDVGPRVKATWKKPWINSYGHSLTTTMSVSAPEQQLDFSYKIPLLKNPLEQYYLVQGGFKRTDLNDTEADSTTLALSRYWDLSSGWQRAINLRWSLDHFTQANVTNTTMLLYPGVMVSRTRSRGGLMPTWGDSQRYSVDYSNTAWGSDVDFLVLQAQNVWIRTLYDRHRFVVRGNLGWIETGDFDRVPPDLRFFAGGDRSIRGYKYKSIAPENDEGKLIGASKLATGSLEYQYNVTGKWWGAVFVDSGEAVSDIRRSDFKTGAGVGVRWQSPVGPVKLDFAVPVGDKDEHGLQFYIGLGPEL comes from the coding sequence GTGCCAAAGATCCGTCTTTTATATCTTGCCGGTTTGTTGCTGGTGAGCGAAACGGCTTTCGCCGCTAATGTGCGATTGCAACTTGAGGGGCTAACCGGCGAACTGCGAAAAAACGTGCGCGCCCAGTTATCGACCATCGAAAGTGATGAAGTCACGCCTGACCGACGCTTTCAGGCTCGCGTTGATGATGCCATCCGCGAAGGGTTAAAAGCGTTAGGCTACTACGAGCCGACCATTGATTTCGAACTGCGCCCGCCGCCGGAGAAAGGGCGTCAGGTGCTGATTGCCCGTGTCAAAGCCGGGGAGCCCGTGCGCATCGGCGGGACGGATGTGATCCTGCGCGGTGGCGCGCGCACCGACAGTGATTATCTGGCACTCCTCAAAAAACGTCCTGCCATCGGCACGGTATTAAATCACCACGATTACGACAGCTTCAAAAAATCTCTTACCAGCGTCGCACTGCGTAAAGGCTACTTCGACAGCCAGTTCAACAAAAGCCAGCTTGGTGTCTCGCTTGAGCGTCAACAGGCATTCTGGGATATCGATTATGACAGCGGCCAGCGCTACCGTTTTGGCGCGGTCACTTTCGAAGGCTCGCAAATCCGCGACGAATATCTGCAAAATCTCGTGCCTTTTCACGAAGGTGATTACTACCAGACTCAGGATCTGGCGGAACTTAACCGCCGTTTATCGGCCACCGGCTGGTTTAACTCGGTGATTGTCGCGCCGGAATTCGACAAAGCGCGCAAAACCAAAGTGCTGCCGCTGAAAGGTGTGGTATCGCCGCGCACTAAAAATACCCTCGAAACGGGCGTCGGTTACTCCACCGACGTTGGGCCGCGCGTTAAAGCCACATGGAAAAAGCCGTGGATCAACTCTTACGGCCACAGCCTGACCACCACCATGAGCGTCTCAGCACCGGAGCAGCAACTGGACTTCAGCTACAAAATACCGCTGCTGAAAAACCCGCTGGAGCAATATTACCTGGTGCAGGGCGGGTTTAAACGCACCGACCTGAACGATACCGAAGCTGATTCCACCACCCTTGCGCTGTCGCGTTACTGGGATCTCTCCAGCGGCTGGCAGCGCGCCATCAACCTGCGCTGGAGTCTCGATCACTTTACCCAGGCCAACGTCACCAATACCACCATGCTGCTCTATCCGGGCGTCATGGTCAGCCGTACCCGTTCGCGCGGCGGGCTGATGCCCACCTGGGGCGATTCGCAGCGCTATTCGGTGGATTACTCGAATACCGCCTGGGGATCGGATGTCGACTTCCTGGTCTTGCAGGCGCAAAACGTCTGGATCCGTACGCTCTATGACCGCCACCGTTTTGTGGTGCGCGGCAATCTGGGCTGGATCGAAACCGGCGATTTCGATCGCGTTCCGCCGGATCTGCGCTTCTTCGCCGGGGGCGATCGCAGTATTCGCGGCTATAAATATAAATCCATCGCGCCGGAAAATGACGAAGGCAAACTGATCGGTGCCTCAAAACTGGCGACCGGTTCGCTGGAGTATCAATACAACGTGACCGGCAAGTGGTGGGGCGCAGTCTTTGTTGATAGCGGCGAAGCGGTGAGCGATATCCGCCGCAGCGACTTTAAAACCGGCGCGGGTGTCGGCGTGCGCTGGCAGTCGCCGGTGGGGCCAGTCAAGCTCGATTTCGCGGTTCCCGTCGGCGACAAAGATGAGCACGGGTTACAGTTTTACATCGGGTTGGGGCCGGAATTATGA
- the msrA gene encoding peptide-methionine (S)-S-oxide reductase MsrA: MSLLDKKDLVSQSDALPGRSTPMPVASLHAVNEHSMTHVPEGMEIALFAMGCFWGVERLFWQLDGVYSTAAGYTGGYTPNPTYREVCTGQTGHAEAVRVVYDPAVVSYEQLLQVFWENHDPAQGMRQGNDLGTQYRSAIYPLTPEQNEAARESLARFQAAMREAGDARTVTTEITTAKPFYYAEDEHQQYLYKNPQGYCGIGGIGVCLPPQLNP; encoded by the coding sequence GTGAGTCTGCTCGATAAAAAAGACCTTGTTTCTCAGTCTGATGCATTGCCGGGGCGCAGCACACCGATGCCTGTTGCCAGTTTACATGCCGTTAACGAGCATTCAATGACCCATGTTCCGGAAGGCATGGAAATTGCGCTGTTCGCGATGGGCTGTTTCTGGGGCGTTGAGCGTCTGTTCTGGCAGCTTGATGGCGTTTACAGCACCGCCGCAGGCTACACCGGCGGCTATACGCCGAACCCAACCTATCGCGAAGTGTGCACCGGGCAAACCGGTCACGCCGAAGCGGTGCGCGTGGTGTATGACCCTGCCGTTGTCAGCTACGAGCAACTGTTGCAGGTGTTCTGGGAGAATCACGATCCGGCGCAAGGTATGCGCCAGGGGAACGATCTTGGCACACAATACCGTTCGGCAATTTATCCCTTAACGCCAGAACAAAACGAAGCCGCACGCGAAAGCCTGGCACGTTTCCAGGCCGCAATGCGCGAAGCGGGTGACGCGCGTACCGTCACCACAGAAATTACCACCGCAAAACCGTTCTATTACGCGGAAGATGAGCATCAGCAGTATTTATATAAAAATCCGCAGGGATATTGCGGCATTGGCGGCATTGGCGTGTGCTTGCCGCCGCAGTTGAACCCTTAG
- a CDS encoding hemolysin family protein: MLNSILVILCLIAVSAFFSLSEISLAASRKIKLKLLADDGNINAQRILKMQENPGTFFTVVQIGLNAVAILGGIVGDAAFSPAFYNLLLNVVSPELADQLSFIISFSLVTGMFILFADLTPKRIGMIAPEVVALRIINPMRFCLFVFRPLVWFFNGMANVIFRIFKLPMVRKDDITSDDIYAVVEAGALAGVLRKQEHELIENVFELESRTVPSSMTSRENVIWFDLHEDEQSLKNKVSEHPHSKFLVCNGDIDHIVGYVDSKDLLNRVLANQSMALSSGVQIRNTLIVPDTLTLSEALESFKTAGEDFAVIMNEYALVVGVITLNDVMTTLMGDLVGQVEEMIVARDENSWLIDGGTPIDDVMRVLDIDEFPQSGNYETIGGFMMFMLRKIPKRTDAVKFSGYKFEVVDIDNYRIDQLLVTRIDTRAAVLTPKLPDVEDKGAA; this comes from the coding sequence ATGTTAAACAGTATCTTAGTCATACTCTGTCTGATCGCGGTGAGTGCGTTTTTCTCGTTATCCGAGATATCGCTCGCCGCATCGCGAAAAATCAAACTTAAACTGCTTGCCGATGATGGCAACATCAATGCGCAACGCATTCTCAAGATGCAGGAAAACCCCGGGACCTTCTTTACCGTCGTGCAAATTGGCCTTAACGCCGTTGCGATTCTGGGCGGTATTGTCGGCGACGCGGCATTCTCGCCAGCATTTTACAACCTGCTGCTCAATGTCGTTTCCCCGGAGCTGGCGGATCAACTGAGCTTTATTATCTCCTTCTCACTGGTAACCGGGATGTTCATCCTCTTTGCCGACCTGACACCGAAACGCATCGGTATGATTGCGCCAGAAGTTGTGGCTTTGCGCATCATCAACCCGATGCGCTTCTGTTTGTTTGTCTTCCGCCCGCTGGTCTGGTTCTTTAACGGCATGGCGAATGTCATTTTCCGTATCTTCAAACTGCCGATGGTGCGTAAAGACGACATCACCTCTGATGATATCTACGCCGTTGTGGAAGCCGGTGCGTTAGCCGGGGTGCTGCGTAAACAGGAACATGAACTGATTGAGAACGTCTTCGAGCTGGAATCGCGCACCGTGCCGTCGTCGATGACCTCGCGTGAAAACGTGATTTGGTTTGACCTGCACGAAGATGAGCAGAGCCTGAAAAACAAGGTATCTGAACATCCACACTCGAAATTTCTGGTCTGTAACGGCGATATCGACCACATCGTTGGTTATGTCGATTCCAAAGATCTGCTGAACCGCGTGCTGGCGAATCAAAGCATGGCCCTGAGCAGCGGGGTGCAGATCCGCAACACGTTGATTGTGCCGGACACCTTAACGCTCTCCGAAGCGCTGGAAAGTTTCAAAACCGCCGGGGAAGACTTTGCGGTGATCATGAACGAATACGCGCTGGTGGTCGGCGTCATCACCCTGAACGACGTGATGACCACGCTGATGGGCGACCTGGTGGGCCAGGTGGAAGAGATGATTGTCGCCCGCGACGAAAACTCATGGTTGATCGACGGCGGTACGCCGATTGATGACGTTATGCGCGTGCTGGATATCGACGAGTTCCCGCAGTCCGGCAACTATGAAACCATCGGCGGCTTCATGATGTTTATGCTGCGGAAAATCCCGAAACGCACCGATGCGGTGAAGTTCTCTGGCTACAAATTCGAAGTGGTGGATATCGACAACTACCGTATCGATCAGTTGCTGGTGACCCGCATCGACACCAGAGCGGCCGTGTTAACGCCTAAGCTGCCGGATGTTGAAGATAAAGGCGCGGCGTAA
- a CDS encoding DUF1107 domain-containing protein: MKIFQRYNPLQVAKYVKILFRGRLYIKDVGAFEFDKGKILIPKVKDKQHLSVMSEVNRQVLRLQTEMA; the protein is encoded by the coding sequence ATGAAAATTTTCCAACGTTACAACCCACTTCAGGTGGCAAAGTACGTCAAAATCCTGTTCCGTGGACGGTTGTATATCAAGGACGTTGGCGCTTTCGAGTTTGATAAGGGCAAAATCCTTATCCCGAAAGTGAAAGACAAACAGCATCTGTCTGTGATGTCTGAAGTTAACCGTCAGGTTCTGCGTCTGCAAACCGAGATGGCTTAA
- a CDS encoding YtfJ family protein yields MTLRNILAATCLLLPLVASAHNFETNQRVPPVGIADRGELLLDNDKFSYKKWNSAQLPGKVRVVMHIAGRTSAKEKNAALIEAIKSAKLPHDKYQTTTIVNTDDAIPGSAMFVRSSLESNKKLYPWSQFIVDSEGTTRKAWQLEEESSAIVVLDKEGRVQFAKDGGLTQKEVQQVVDLLHKLLSK; encoded by the coding sequence ATGACCCTACGTAACATCCTGGCAGCGACATGCTTGTTACTGCCGCTGGTCGCTTCGGCACATAACTTCGAGACCAACCAGCGCGTGCCGCCTGTGGGCATAGCCGACAGAGGGGAACTGCTTCTTGATAACGATAAGTTTAGCTATAAAAAATGGAATAGCGCCCAGCTTCCAGGAAAAGTGCGGGTTGTGATGCATATTGCCGGTCGGACCTCGGCAAAAGAGAAGAATGCCGCGCTGATTGAAGCCATCAAAAGCGCGAAACTGCCGCACGATAAATACCAGACCACCACCATCGTAAATACTGACGACGCCATTCCCGGCAGCGCGATGTTTGTGCGCAGCAGCCTTGAGAGCAATAAAAAGCTCTATCCGTGGTCACAATTTATTGTCGACAGCGAAGGCACAACGCGCAAAGCCTGGCAGCTTGAAGAAGAGAGTTCCGCGATTGTGGTGCTGGATAAAGAAGGCCGCGTGCAGTTTGCGAAAGATGGCGGTTTGACCCAGAAAGAAGTGCAGCAGGTGGTCGACCTGCTGCACAAATTACTCAGTAAATAG
- the cysQ gene encoding 3'(2'),5'-bisphosphate nucleotidase CysQ — MLDAICQLAREAGDAIMQVYDGHKPMEVTSKVDDSPVTAADIAAHHVIARGLQALTPDIPVLSEEDPPAWDVRQHWDRYWLVDPLDGTKEFIKRNGEFTVNIALIEKGKPVMGVVYAPVLKVMYAAADGKAWKDEAGNRQPIRVRDARPPLVVVSRSHANDAELGEYLQQLGEHQTTAIGSSLKFCLVAEGKAQLYPRFGPTSVWDTAAGHAVAVAAGAHVHDWQGRTLDYTPRESFLNPGFRVSIY; from the coding sequence ATGTTAGATGCAATTTGTCAGCTCGCGCGGGAAGCGGGTGATGCCATTATGCAGGTGTATGACGGTCACAAACCGATGGAGGTCACCAGTAAAGTGGATGATTCTCCAGTCACGGCAGCGGATATTGCGGCGCACCATGTGATTGCGCGGGGCTTGCAGGCGCTGACGCCGGACATTCCTGTCCTGTCGGAAGAAGATCCGCCCGCGTGGGACGTTCGCCAGCACTGGGATCGGTACTGGCTGGTGGATCCGCTGGACGGCACCAAAGAGTTTATCAAGCGTAACGGTGAGTTTACCGTCAATATCGCCTTGATCGAAAAGGGGAAACCGGTGATGGGTGTGGTTTACGCGCCGGTGCTGAAAGTGATGTACGCGGCCGCCGACGGCAAAGCCTGGAAAGATGAAGCGGGTAACCGTCAGCCCATTCGGGTGCGTGATGCGCGTCCGCCATTGGTGGTGGTCAGCCGTTCTCACGCCAATGATGCGGAACTGGGGGAATATCTCCAGCAACTGGGTGAACACCAGACCACGGCAATCGGTTCGTCGCTGAAATTCTGTCTGGTGGCGGAAGGGAAGGCGCAATTGTACCCGCGTTTCGGGCCAACCAGCGTGTGGGATACGGCGGCGGGTCACGCCGTTGCGGTGGCCGCCGGGGCGCATGTTCACGACTGGCAGGGGCGCACTCTGGATTACACCCCGCGTGAATCGTTCCTCAACCCCGGCTTCCGGGTCTCTATTTACTGA